The following proteins are encoded in a genomic region of Arvicanthis niloticus isolate mArvNil1 chromosome 21, mArvNil1.pat.X, whole genome shotgun sequence:
- the Mst1r gene encoding macrophage-stimulating protein receptor isoform X2 has translation MGLLLPLLQSSLLLMLLLRLLAASTNLDWQCPRIPFAASRDFSVKYVVPSFSAGGRVQAMTAYEDSKNSAVFVATRNCLHVLGPDLQYIENLTTGPIGDPGCQTCESCGPGLHGPPKDTDTLVLVMEPGLPALVSCGSTLQGRCFLHELEPRGKALHLAAPACLFSANNNKPEACTDCVASPLGTRVTVVEQGHASYFYVASSLDPELAASFSPRSVSIRRLKSDTSGFQPGFPSLSVLPKYLASYLIKYVYSFHSGDFVYFLTVQPISVTSPPSALQTRLVRLNAVEPEIGDYRELVLDCHFAPKRRRRSGAPESIQPFPVLQAAHAAPVDAKLAVDLNILEGQEVLFGVFAAVKDGGSGMGPKSVVCAFPIYRLNILIEEGVERCCHSSNSSSPLSRGLDFFQMPSFCPNPPGGEASSPSSRCHYFPLMVYDSFTRVDLFNGLLGSVKVTALHVTRLGNVTVAHMGTADGRVLQVEIARSLNYLLYVSNFSLGNSGQPVHRDVSRLGNDLLFASGNQVFKVPIQGPGCRHFLTCWRCLRAQRFMGCGWCGDRCGRQKECPGSWQQDHCPPEISEFYPHSGPLRGTTRLTLCGSNFYLRPDGVLPEGTHQITVGQSPCRLLPKDSSSHRPRSHKEFIEELECELEPLVTQAVGTTNISLLITDMPAGKHFRVEGISVQEGFSFMEPVLTSIKPDFGPRAGGTYLTLEGQSLSIGTSRAVLVNGTQCRLEQVSEEQIICVTPPGAGIARVPLHLQIGGAEVPGSWTFHYKEDPIVLDVSPKCGYSGSHVMIHGQHLTSAWHLALSFHDGQSTVKSRCAGQFLEQRLQCHLPAYVVRNPQGWATGNLSVWGDGAAGFTLPGFRFLPPPSLPRAGLVQLKPEEHSVKVEHIGLGAVADCVTVNMTVGGEVCQHELRGDMVICPLPPSLQLGKDGVPLQVCVDGGCHILGQVVRSGPGRASQGTLLIALLALILLVAVLAMALFFNSRRRKKQRVLAPNMDDLVASPDSSPRAMSLSVFRCGSDYRSGLASGTPNHEESSGSRDGTSVPLLLRTESIRLQDLDRTLLAEVKDVLIPHEQVVVHSDQVIGKGHFGVVYHGEYTDKAQNQTHCAIKSLSRITEVQEVEAFLREGLLMRGLHHPNILALIGIMLPPEGLPLVLLPYMRHGDLLRFIRSPQRNPTVKDLISFGLQVACGMEYLAEQKFVHRDLAARNCMLDESFTVKVADFGLARGILDKEYYSVRQQRHARLPVKWMALESLQTYRFTTKSDVWSFGVLLWELLTRGAPPYPHIDPFDLSHFLAQGRRLPQPEYCPDSLYQVMLRCWEADPAARPTFRALVLEVKQVVASLLGDHYVQLTAAYVNIGPGAVDDGSVLSEQVQSLPQHHRSTSRPRPLSEPPLPT, from the exons ATGGGGCTGCTTCTGCCGCTGCTACAATCCTCTCTACTGCTGATGCTTCTTTTGCGGCTGCTGGCGGCGTCCACCAACCTGGACTGGCAGTGCCCACGAATACCCTTCGCAGCCTCCCGAGACTTCAGTGTTAAGTATGTGGTACCCAGTTTCTCCGCGGGGGGCCGGGTACAGGCCATGACAGCCTACGAGGACAGTAAAAATAGTGCGGTGTTTGTGGCCACACGCAATTGCCTGCACGTGCTTGGACCTGACCTGCAGTATATAGAGAACCTGACCACTGGCCCTATCGGAGACCCTGGCTGCCAGACTTGTGAGAGCTGTGGTCCAGGCCTTCATGGACCACCAAAGGACACAGACACACTGGTGCTAGTGATGGAACCGGGTTTGCCAGCCCTCGTCAGCTGTGGCTCAACCCTACAGGGCCGCTGCTTCCTGCATGAGCTAGAGCCTCGGGGGAAAGCCCTGCACTTAGCAGCTCCAGCCTGCCTCTTCTCAGCAAACAATAACAAGCCTGAGGCCTGCACAGACTGTGTGGCTAGCCCCCTGGGCACTCGTGTGACTGTGGTGGAGCAGGGCCATGCTTCCTACTTCTATGTGGCATCTTCACTAGACCCAGAGTTGGCCGCTAGCTTTAGCCCACGCTCAGTGTCCATCCGTCGTCTAAAATCTGATACTTCTGGATTCCAACCAGGTTTTCCGTCGCTGTCTGTGCTGCCCAAGTATTTGGCCTCCTACCTCATCAAATACGTGTACAGCTTCCACTCAGGAGACTTTGTCTACTTTCTGACTGTACAACCCATCAGTGTCACAAGCCCTCCCAGTGCCTTGCAAACACGTCTGGTCCGGCTCAATGCTGTAGAGCCAGAGATTGGTGACTACCGGGAGCTGGTCTTGGACTGTCATTTTGCACCTAAACGCCGGAGACGCAGTGGAGCCCCAGAGAGCATACAGCCCTTCCCAGTGCTTCAGGCAGCCCATGCTGCTCCAGTGGATGCCAAGCTGGCTGTGGACCTGAACATTCTAGAGGGCCAGGAAGTGCTTTTTGGGGTCTTCGCGGCTGTCAAAGATGGTGGCTCTGGCATGGGTCCCAAGTCTGTTGTATGTGCCTTCCCCATTTACCGTCTGAACATCCTGATTGAAGAGGGTGTAGAACGTTGCTGCCACTCTTCAAATTCTTCTTCCCCCTTGTCGAGAGGCCTTGACTTCTTCCAGATGCCCAGTTTTTGTCCTAATCCG CCTGGTGGAGAGGCCTCCAGTCCCAGCTCCCGTTGCCACTACTTCCCTTTAATGGTCTATGACAGCTTCACACGTGTGGATCTCTTCAATGGACTGCTAGGATCAGTGAAGGTCACTGCACTGCATGTGACACGCCTTGGCAATGTTACAGTGGCCCACATGGGCACTGCAGATGGCCGTGTCCTACAG GTGGAGATAGCCAGGTCACTCAACTACTTGTTGTATGTGTCCAACTTCTCCCTGGGCAACAGCGGACAGCCTGTTCATCGGGACGTCAGTCGCCTTGGGAATGACCTACTCTTTGCCTCTGGGAACCAG GTCTTCAAGGTGCCCATCCAGGGCCCTGGCTGTCGTCATTTTCTCACCTGTTGGCGTTGCCTGAGAGCACAGCGCTTCATGGGATGTGGCTGGTGTGGGGACCGGTGTGGCCGGCAGAAGGAGTGTCCAGGCTCCTGGCAACAGGACCACTGTCCACCTGAGATCAGTGAG TTCTATCCTCATAGCGGCCCTCTAAGAGGCACGACGAGACTTACCCTATGTGGCTCCAACTTCTACCTGCGACCCGATGGTGTGTTACCTGAGGGAACACACCAGATCACTGTGGGCCAAAGTCCCTGCCGACTGCTGCCTAAGGACTCTTCAAGCCATAG GCCAAGGTCCCACAAGGAATTCATAGAGGAGCTTGAATGTGAGCTGGAGCCCCTGGTCACCCAGGCAGTGGGAACTACAAACATCAGCCTTCTCATCACTGACATGCCAGCAGGCAAGCACTTCCGAGTGGAAGGCATCTCTGTGCAGGAAGGCTTCTCTTTCATG GAGCCAGTACTGACATCAATAAAACCTGACTTTGGCCCACGGGCTGGGGGTACTTATCTCACCCTCGAAGGCCAGAGCCTGTCTATCGGCACTAGCCGAGCTGTGTTGGTCAATGGAACGCAGTGCCGGCTGGAACA GGTCAGTGAGGAGCAGATCATCTGTGTCACACCTCCTGGAGCTGGCATAGCCAGGGTCCCTCTTCATCTGCAAATAGGGGGTGCTGAGGTGCCTGGCTCCTGGACCTTTCACTACAAGGAAGACCCTATTGTGTTGGACGTCAGTCCCAAGTGTGGCTACAG TGGCTCTCATGTCATGATCCATGGCCAGCATCTGACTTCAGCATGGCACCTAGCACTATCATTCCATGATGGTCAAAGTACAGTGAAGAGCAGG TGTGCAGGGCAGTTTCTGGAACAGAGGCTTCAGTGTCACCTGCCTGCATATGTGGTCCGAAACCCTCAGGGGTGGGCAACAGGGAATCTGAGCGTCTGGGGGGATGGAGCCGCTGGCTTCACGCTGCCTGGTTTTCGCTTCCTGCCCCCACCCAGTCTACCCAGAGCTGGTCTGGTCCAGCTGAAGCCTGAAGAGCATTCAGTTAAGGTTGAG CATATTGGGCTGGGCGCTGTGGCAGACTGCGTGACTGTGAACATGACCGTGGGTGGTGAGGTCTGCCAACATGAACTCCGGGGAGATATGGTgatctgccccctgcccccttccCTGCAACTTGGCAAGGATGGTGTCCCATTGCAA GTCTGTGTAGATGGTGGGTGTCACATCCTGGGCCAAGTGGTTCGGTCAGGCCCAGGCAGGGCCTCACAGGGAACACTCCTTATTGCTCTTCTGGCCTTGATCCTGCTTGTGGCTGTGCTGGCCATGGCACTGTTCTTTAACTCCCGAAGACGGAAAAAGCAGCGAG TCCTTGCCCCCAACATGGATGACCTGGTGGCATCCCCGGATTCCTCTCCCAGAGCCATGTCGCTGTCTGTATTTCGCTGTGGCTCTGACTACAGAAGTGGCCTTG CTTCTGGAACTCCCAACCATGAAGAATCTTCAGGAAGTAGGGATGGGACAAGTGTCCCACTGCTGCTGCGGACAGAGTCTATCCGGCTCCAGGATCTGGATAGGACGCTCCTAGCCGAGGTCAAGGACGTACTGATTCCCCATGAGCAAGTGGTTGTCCATTCTGACCAGGTCATCGGCAAAG GGCACTTTGGTGTTGTCTACCATGGAGAATACACAGACAAGGCACAGAATCAGACCCACTGTGCCATCAAGTCTCTGAGTC GCATCACTGAGGTACAGGAGGTGGAGGCTTTCCTGCGGGAGGGGCTGCTCATGCGTGGCCTACATCACCCGAACATTCTGGCTCTCATTGGTATCATGCTACCCCCAGAGGGGCTTCCCCTGGTGCTGCTGCCCTATATGCGCCACGGCGACCTGCTTCGTTTCATCCGATCCCCTCAGAGG AACCCCACTGTGAAGGACCTCATCAGCTTTGGCCTGCAGGTAGCCTGTGGCATGGAGTACCTGGCAGAGCAGAAGTTTGTGCACAGAGACCTGGCTGCTAGGAACTGCAT GTTGGACGAGTCATTTACAGTCAAGGTGGCTGACTTTGGTCTGGCACGTGGCATCCTAGACAAGGAATACTATAGCGTTCGCCAACAGCGCCATGCTCGCCTACCTGTCAAGTGGATGGCACTGGAGAGCCTTCAGACCTACAGATTTACCACCAAGTCCGATGTG TGGTCATTCGGTGTGCTGCTGTGGGAGCTCCTAACACGGGgtgccccaccctacccccataTCGATCCCTTCGACCTCTCTCACTTCCTGGCTCAGGGCCGccgcctgcctcagcctgagTATTGTCCTGATTCACT GTACCAGGTGATGCTTCGATGCTGGGAGGCTGACCCAGCAGCACGACCCACCTTCAGAGCCCTAGTGCTAGAAGTAAAGCAGGTAGTAGCCTCACTGCTTGGGGACCACTACGTGCAGCTGACCGCAGCTTATGTGAACATAGGCCCTGGAGCAGTGGATGATGGGAGTGTGCTTTCGGAGCAGGTGCAGTCCTTGCCTCAGCATCACAGGAGTACATCAAGGCCCCGGCCTCTCTCAGAGCCACCTCTGCCCACTTGA
- the Mst1r gene encoding macrophage-stimulating protein receptor isoform X1: MGLLLPLLQSSLLLMLLLRLLAASTNLDWQCPRIPFAASRDFSVKYVVPSFSAGGRVQAMTAYEDSKNSAVFVATRNCLHVLGPDLQYIENLTTGPIGDPGCQTCESCGPGLHGPPKDTDTLVLVMEPGLPALVSCGSTLQGRCFLHELEPRGKALHLAAPACLFSANNNKPEACTDCVASPLGTRVTVVEQGHASYFYVASSLDPELAASFSPRSVSIRRLKSDTSGFQPGFPSLSVLPKYLASYLIKYVYSFHSGDFVYFLTVQPISVTSPPSALQTRLVRLNAVEPEIGDYRELVLDCHFAPKRRRRSGAPESIQPFPVLQAAHAAPVDAKLAVDLNILEGQEVLFGVFAAVKDGGSGMGPKSVVCAFPIYRLNILIEEGVERCCHSSNSSSPLSRGLDFFQMPSFCPNPPGGEASSPSSRCHYFPLMVYDSFTRVDLFNGLLGSVKVTALHVTRLGNVTVAHMGTADGRVLQVEIARSLNYLLYVSNFSLGNSGQPVHRDVSRLGNDLLFASGNQVFKVPIQGPGCRHFLTCWRCLRAQRFMGCGWCGDRCGRQKECPGSWQQDHCPPEISEFYPHSGPLRGTTRLTLCGSNFYLRPDGVLPEGTHQITVGQSPCRLLPKDSSSHRPRSHKEFIEELECELEPLVTQAVGTTNISLLITDMPAGKHFRVEGISVQEGFSFMEPVLTSIKPDFGPRAGGTYLTLEGQSLSIGTSRAVLVNGTQCRLEQVSEEQIICVTPPGAGIARVPLHLQIGGAEVPGSWTFHYKEDPIVLDVSPKCGYSGSHVMIHGQHLTSAWHLALSFHDGQSTVKSRQCAGQFLEQRLQCHLPAYVVRNPQGWATGNLSVWGDGAAGFTLPGFRFLPPPSLPRAGLVQLKPEEHSVKVEHIGLGAVADCVTVNMTVGGEVCQHELRGDMVICPLPPSLQLGKDGVPLQVCVDGGCHILGQVVRSGPGRASQGTLLIALLALILLVAVLAMALFFNSRRRKKQRVLAPNMDDLVASPDSSPRAMSLSVFRCGSDYRSGLASGTPNHEESSGSRDGTSVPLLLRTESIRLQDLDRTLLAEVKDVLIPHEQVVVHSDQVIGKGHFGVVYHGEYTDKAQNQTHCAIKSLSRITEVQEVEAFLREGLLMRGLHHPNILALIGIMLPPEGLPLVLLPYMRHGDLLRFIRSPQRNPTVKDLISFGLQVACGMEYLAEQKFVHRDLAARNCMLDESFTVKVADFGLARGILDKEYYSVRQQRHARLPVKWMALESLQTYRFTTKSDVWSFGVLLWELLTRGAPPYPHIDPFDLSHFLAQGRRLPQPEYCPDSLYQVMLRCWEADPAARPTFRALVLEVKQVVASLLGDHYVQLTAAYVNIGPGAVDDGSVLSEQVQSLPQHHRSTSRPRPLSEPPLPT, from the exons ATGGGGCTGCTTCTGCCGCTGCTACAATCCTCTCTACTGCTGATGCTTCTTTTGCGGCTGCTGGCGGCGTCCACCAACCTGGACTGGCAGTGCCCACGAATACCCTTCGCAGCCTCCCGAGACTTCAGTGTTAAGTATGTGGTACCCAGTTTCTCCGCGGGGGGCCGGGTACAGGCCATGACAGCCTACGAGGACAGTAAAAATAGTGCGGTGTTTGTGGCCACACGCAATTGCCTGCACGTGCTTGGACCTGACCTGCAGTATATAGAGAACCTGACCACTGGCCCTATCGGAGACCCTGGCTGCCAGACTTGTGAGAGCTGTGGTCCAGGCCTTCATGGACCACCAAAGGACACAGACACACTGGTGCTAGTGATGGAACCGGGTTTGCCAGCCCTCGTCAGCTGTGGCTCAACCCTACAGGGCCGCTGCTTCCTGCATGAGCTAGAGCCTCGGGGGAAAGCCCTGCACTTAGCAGCTCCAGCCTGCCTCTTCTCAGCAAACAATAACAAGCCTGAGGCCTGCACAGACTGTGTGGCTAGCCCCCTGGGCACTCGTGTGACTGTGGTGGAGCAGGGCCATGCTTCCTACTTCTATGTGGCATCTTCACTAGACCCAGAGTTGGCCGCTAGCTTTAGCCCACGCTCAGTGTCCATCCGTCGTCTAAAATCTGATACTTCTGGATTCCAACCAGGTTTTCCGTCGCTGTCTGTGCTGCCCAAGTATTTGGCCTCCTACCTCATCAAATACGTGTACAGCTTCCACTCAGGAGACTTTGTCTACTTTCTGACTGTACAACCCATCAGTGTCACAAGCCCTCCCAGTGCCTTGCAAACACGTCTGGTCCGGCTCAATGCTGTAGAGCCAGAGATTGGTGACTACCGGGAGCTGGTCTTGGACTGTCATTTTGCACCTAAACGCCGGAGACGCAGTGGAGCCCCAGAGAGCATACAGCCCTTCCCAGTGCTTCAGGCAGCCCATGCTGCTCCAGTGGATGCCAAGCTGGCTGTGGACCTGAACATTCTAGAGGGCCAGGAAGTGCTTTTTGGGGTCTTCGCGGCTGTCAAAGATGGTGGCTCTGGCATGGGTCCCAAGTCTGTTGTATGTGCCTTCCCCATTTACCGTCTGAACATCCTGATTGAAGAGGGTGTAGAACGTTGCTGCCACTCTTCAAATTCTTCTTCCCCCTTGTCGAGAGGCCTTGACTTCTTCCAGATGCCCAGTTTTTGTCCTAATCCG CCTGGTGGAGAGGCCTCCAGTCCCAGCTCCCGTTGCCACTACTTCCCTTTAATGGTCTATGACAGCTTCACACGTGTGGATCTCTTCAATGGACTGCTAGGATCAGTGAAGGTCACTGCACTGCATGTGACACGCCTTGGCAATGTTACAGTGGCCCACATGGGCACTGCAGATGGCCGTGTCCTACAG GTGGAGATAGCCAGGTCACTCAACTACTTGTTGTATGTGTCCAACTTCTCCCTGGGCAACAGCGGACAGCCTGTTCATCGGGACGTCAGTCGCCTTGGGAATGACCTACTCTTTGCCTCTGGGAACCAG GTCTTCAAGGTGCCCATCCAGGGCCCTGGCTGTCGTCATTTTCTCACCTGTTGGCGTTGCCTGAGAGCACAGCGCTTCATGGGATGTGGCTGGTGTGGGGACCGGTGTGGCCGGCAGAAGGAGTGTCCAGGCTCCTGGCAACAGGACCACTGTCCACCTGAGATCAGTGAG TTCTATCCTCATAGCGGCCCTCTAAGAGGCACGACGAGACTTACCCTATGTGGCTCCAACTTCTACCTGCGACCCGATGGTGTGTTACCTGAGGGAACACACCAGATCACTGTGGGCCAAAGTCCCTGCCGACTGCTGCCTAAGGACTCTTCAAGCCATAG GCCAAGGTCCCACAAGGAATTCATAGAGGAGCTTGAATGTGAGCTGGAGCCCCTGGTCACCCAGGCAGTGGGAACTACAAACATCAGCCTTCTCATCACTGACATGCCAGCAGGCAAGCACTTCCGAGTGGAAGGCATCTCTGTGCAGGAAGGCTTCTCTTTCATG GAGCCAGTACTGACATCAATAAAACCTGACTTTGGCCCACGGGCTGGGGGTACTTATCTCACCCTCGAAGGCCAGAGCCTGTCTATCGGCACTAGCCGAGCTGTGTTGGTCAATGGAACGCAGTGCCGGCTGGAACA GGTCAGTGAGGAGCAGATCATCTGTGTCACACCTCCTGGAGCTGGCATAGCCAGGGTCCCTCTTCATCTGCAAATAGGGGGTGCTGAGGTGCCTGGCTCCTGGACCTTTCACTACAAGGAAGACCCTATTGTGTTGGACGTCAGTCCCAAGTGTGGCTACAG TGGCTCTCATGTCATGATCCATGGCCAGCATCTGACTTCAGCATGGCACCTAGCACTATCATTCCATGATGGTCAAAGTACAGTGAAGAGCAGG CAGTGTGCAGGGCAGTTTCTGGAACAGAGGCTTCAGTGTCACCTGCCTGCATATGTGGTCCGAAACCCTCAGGGGTGGGCAACAGGGAATCTGAGCGTCTGGGGGGATGGAGCCGCTGGCTTCACGCTGCCTGGTTTTCGCTTCCTGCCCCCACCCAGTCTACCCAGAGCTGGTCTGGTCCAGCTGAAGCCTGAAGAGCATTCAGTTAAGGTTGAG CATATTGGGCTGGGCGCTGTGGCAGACTGCGTGACTGTGAACATGACCGTGGGTGGTGAGGTCTGCCAACATGAACTCCGGGGAGATATGGTgatctgccccctgcccccttccCTGCAACTTGGCAAGGATGGTGTCCCATTGCAA GTCTGTGTAGATGGTGGGTGTCACATCCTGGGCCAAGTGGTTCGGTCAGGCCCAGGCAGGGCCTCACAGGGAACACTCCTTATTGCTCTTCTGGCCTTGATCCTGCTTGTGGCTGTGCTGGCCATGGCACTGTTCTTTAACTCCCGAAGACGGAAAAAGCAGCGAG TCCTTGCCCCCAACATGGATGACCTGGTGGCATCCCCGGATTCCTCTCCCAGAGCCATGTCGCTGTCTGTATTTCGCTGTGGCTCTGACTACAGAAGTGGCCTTG CTTCTGGAACTCCCAACCATGAAGAATCTTCAGGAAGTAGGGATGGGACAAGTGTCCCACTGCTGCTGCGGACAGAGTCTATCCGGCTCCAGGATCTGGATAGGACGCTCCTAGCCGAGGTCAAGGACGTACTGATTCCCCATGAGCAAGTGGTTGTCCATTCTGACCAGGTCATCGGCAAAG GGCACTTTGGTGTTGTCTACCATGGAGAATACACAGACAAGGCACAGAATCAGACCCACTGTGCCATCAAGTCTCTGAGTC GCATCACTGAGGTACAGGAGGTGGAGGCTTTCCTGCGGGAGGGGCTGCTCATGCGTGGCCTACATCACCCGAACATTCTGGCTCTCATTGGTATCATGCTACCCCCAGAGGGGCTTCCCCTGGTGCTGCTGCCCTATATGCGCCACGGCGACCTGCTTCGTTTCATCCGATCCCCTCAGAGG AACCCCACTGTGAAGGACCTCATCAGCTTTGGCCTGCAGGTAGCCTGTGGCATGGAGTACCTGGCAGAGCAGAAGTTTGTGCACAGAGACCTGGCTGCTAGGAACTGCAT GTTGGACGAGTCATTTACAGTCAAGGTGGCTGACTTTGGTCTGGCACGTGGCATCCTAGACAAGGAATACTATAGCGTTCGCCAACAGCGCCATGCTCGCCTACCTGTCAAGTGGATGGCACTGGAGAGCCTTCAGACCTACAGATTTACCACCAAGTCCGATGTG TGGTCATTCGGTGTGCTGCTGTGGGAGCTCCTAACACGGGgtgccccaccctacccccataTCGATCCCTTCGACCTCTCTCACTTCCTGGCTCAGGGCCGccgcctgcctcagcctgagTATTGTCCTGATTCACT GTACCAGGTGATGCTTCGATGCTGGGAGGCTGACCCAGCAGCACGACCCACCTTCAGAGCCCTAGTGCTAGAAGTAAAGCAGGTAGTAGCCTCACTGCTTGGGGACCACTACGTGCAGCTGACCGCAGCTTATGTGAACATAGGCCCTGGAGCAGTGGATGATGGGAGTGTGCTTTCGGAGCAGGTGCAGTCCTTGCCTCAGCATCACAGGAGTACATCAAGGCCCCGGCCTCTCTCAGAGCCACCTCTGCCCACTTGA